The following proteins are encoded in a genomic region of Necator americanus strain Aroian chromosome II, whole genome shotgun sequence:
- a CDS encoding hypothetical protein (NECATOR_CHRII.G4225.T2) has product MMFIVHAPVICCLKIYNVLHFAKISAIGRSPHPRRSRKPIHSRAPSAPSSRFPVAEDARVSSSSLHESRQLVPNGKEIPFEIPTRRAPSFNSQHIPPPDPRQNPSKNGHGFPARVIADSDGFEPRRSSSNARTSSIRDEHTGKMVTVVRGDDDEFEETGPATGRLRREMEEKWKGPRRQQADRVHQTSNNVTIITLGDDSVI; this is encoded by the exons atgaTGTTTATTGTGCATGCACCTGTTATTTGTTGTCTTAAAATCTATAACGTTCTCCATTTTGCGAAGATCAGTG CTATTGGTCGATCGCCCCATCCACGTCGAAGCCGAAAACCTATCCACTCAAGGGCACCATCGGCACCAAGTTCAAG gttCCCTGTGGCAGAAGATGCCCGAGTTTCATCCTCAAGTCTTCATGAGTCCCGTCAGCTGGTCCCAAACGGCAAAGAAATCCCATTTGAA ATTCCAACTCGCCGAGCGCCGTCGTTCAATAGTCAACACATTCCGCCACCAGATCCAAGACAGAATCCATCTAAAAATGGGCATGGGTTCCCAGCGCGGGTCATTGCAGACAG TGACGGATTTGAGCCCAGGAGATCGTCTTCAAACGCTCGTACTTCGTCGATACGTGATGAACACACGGGCAAAATGGTTACAGTGGTGCGGGGTGACGAcgatgaatttgaagaaacagGTCCAGCCACGGGTCGCCTTCGacgagaaatggaagaaaagtggaaaggGCCGAGAAGACAGCAAGCTGATCGCGTACATCAGACTTCGAACAATGTGACGATAATCACACTTGGTGACGATTCCGTAATCTGA
- a CDS encoding hypothetical protein (NECATOR_CHRII.G4227.T1) encodes MSCEALRSRILPQRKLRHLQFGIAYARIVHESYEFIEDELRSSYHLQNFFCYSVDSKASKAFNDRIEMLGECFPNVLVTKARFDVRGNGRFMNHAYYECLKLLAKKQGWGYLLLMQNHDVMTKTVYETVAILSRLQGANDVHVRPCEAYRWNHTAKWDARSLKLFRNEQQIPAKVLDANLTMARGAVHASLSRAAVEWMVTTADLTKLLDQLNIEALGVDEVLMPTLQVSEVLDVPGRFTAECVKKGHVIGFITRMDIWEYEKKELCRSRRFRHGVCVFGIEDFSWLSRQPKLMANKMMPGFDYSVVDCMHELLFNRTHLNQTNDALNLTVYDNQPYVRYHKNRLAPNPSFKLDCSFGI; translated from the exons ATGAGCTGTGAAGCGCTTCGTAGCCGAATTCTTCCGCAAAGAAAACTTCGGCACCTGCAATTCGGAATCGCTTATGCACGGATTGTTCACGAG AGCTACGAATTTATTGAAGACGAGCTTAGGTCCAGCTATCATCTTCAAAACTTCTTCTGTTATTCGGTTGATTCGAAAGCGAGCAAAGCATTTAACGATCGCATAGAAATGCTTGGAGAGTGTTTCCCAAATGTTTTAGTTACAAAAG CACGTTTTGATGTTAGAGGAAACGGACGATTCATGAACCACGCATACTATGAATGCCTTAAATTGCTTGCCAAAAAACAGGGATGGGGCTACTTGCTACTTATGCAG AATCACGACGTTATGACCAAAACAGTTTATGAGACTGTAGCGATCCTTAGCAGGCTACAAGGCGCCAATGATGTCCATGTTAGACCTTGTGAGGCTTACCGATGGAACCATACAGCTAAATGGGATGCACGCTCACTGAAACTTTTTCGTAACG AGCAGCAAATACCAGCAAAAGTACTAGATGCAAATCTAACAATGGCAAGAGGGGCCGTACACGCCTCCTTGTCGAGAGCCGCAGTTGAATGGATGGTGACCACTGCTGATCTCACAAAGCTCCTCGATCAACTCAATATAGAA GCACTTGGAGTTGACGAGGTTCTCATGCCAACACTACAAGTGAGTGAGGTACTGGATGTACCTGGCAGATTCACAGCTGAATGTGTTAAAAAAGGACATGTTATTGGATTCATAACCAG AATGGACATTTGGgaatacgagaaaaaagagctcTGCCGATCGAGACGCTTTCGTCATGGCGTTTGCGTCTTTGGGATCGAGGATTTCTCGTGGCTTTCTCGACAGCCAAAATTAATGGCAAATAAG ATGATGCCAGGCTTTGATTATTCGGTGGTTGACTGCATGCATGAACTTCTCTTCAACAGAACACATCTTAATCAGACCAATGATGCACTAAATCTCACCGTTTATGACAATCAGCCATAC GTGCGGTATCACAAAAATCGCCTGGCACCGAATCCTTCCTTCAAACTGGACTGCAGCTTTGGCATATAG
- a CDS encoding hypothetical protein (NECATOR_CHRII.G4227.T2) produces MTKTVYETVAILSRLQGANDVHVRPCEAYRWNHTAKWDARSLKLFRNEQQIPAKVLDANLTMARGAVHASLSRAAVEWMVTTADLTKLLDQLNIEALGVDEVLMPTLQVSEVLDVPGRFTAECVKKGHVIGFITRMDIWEYEKKELCRSRRFRHGVCVFGIEDFSWLSRQPKLMANKMMPGFDYSVVDCMHELLFNRTHLNQTNDALNLTVYDNQPYVRYHKNRLAPNPSFKLDCSFGI; encoded by the exons ATGACCAAAACAGTTTATGAGACTGTAGCGATCCTTAGCAGGCTACAAGGCGCCAATGATGTCCATGTTAGACCTTGTGAGGCTTACCGATGGAACCATACAGCTAAATGGGATGCACGCTCACTGAAACTTTTTCGTAACG AGCAGCAAATACCAGCAAAAGTACTAGATGCAAATCTAACAATGGCAAGAGGGGCCGTACACGCCTCCTTGTCGAGAGCCGCAGTTGAATGGATGGTGACCACTGCTGATCTCACAAAGCTCCTCGATCAACTCAATATAGAA GCACTTGGAGTTGACGAGGTTCTCATGCCAACACTACAAGTGAGTGAGGTACTGGATGTACCTGGCAGATTCACAGCTGAATGTGTTAAAAAAGGACATGTTATTGGATTCATAACCAG AATGGACATTTGGgaatacgagaaaaaagagctcTGCCGATCGAGACGCTTTCGTCATGGCGTTTGCGTCTTTGGGATCGAGGATTTCTCGTGGCTTTCTCGACAGCCAAAATTAATGGCAAATAAG ATGATGCCAGGCTTTGATTATTCGGTGGTTGACTGCATGCATGAACTTCTCTTCAACAGAACACATCTTAATCAGACCAATGATGCACTAAATCTCACCGTTTATGACAATCAGCCATAC GTGCGGTATCACAAAAATCGCCTGGCACCGAATCCTTCCTTCAAACTGGACTGCAGCTTTGGCATATAG
- a CDS encoding hypothetical protein (NECATOR_CHRII.G4228.T3), giving the protein MTSNATALIRFRARPYVLYSLIILVVIIPFVLYLDVISLTTLSSLFTIDASVWQPKAIDFPAQLIDKKPRKGEGAEERKQHEKPVKFLRRPETAHIECDRVLRDEKGYVETVAKNRTTLVVHDFDMTCAALRKRIFPPKRLRPLKFGIAFARIVYESYEFIEDELRSSYHQQNVFCYSIDIKASELFNSRIKMLEKCFPNVVVTTVSFDINSSGRFMNHAYYECLKLLVDFQGWGYVLLMQNYDVMIKTVYETVAILNTLEGANDVHIRPCEDYRWDHSAKWDARSLKLYRNETLATPKQLNATLTMARGAVHASLSRAAVEWMVNTVDLTVLLDQLNTGKHGIDEVLIPTLQVSEIFDMPGRFTAECVKKGHVIGFITRIEIWAYDKLTSMCGSKKFRHAVCIYGIEDLSWLSRHPKIIANKMMSNFDYSIVDCMHELIFNRTHLGQVNDALNLTIYEKQPYVRYHKNRIRPDPKFKLDCSFGI; this is encoded by the exons ATGACATCGAACGCGACAGCCTTAATCAGATTTAGGGCAAGGCCCTACGTTCTGTATTCACTAATTATTCTCGTAGTAATTATACCATTTGTACTTTACTTAGATGTTATCTCGCTTACAACTTTGAGTTCCCTTTTTACAATtg ATGCCTCAGTATGGCAACCTAAAGCGATCGACTTTCCGGCTCAACTAATCGATAAGAAGCCAAGAAAAGGAGAA GGAGCAGAGGAAAGGAAGCAACACGAAAAGCCGGTGAAATTTTTACGAAGACCGGAAACAGCGCATATCGAATGTGATAGAGTTTTGCGCGATGAAAAG GGATACGTGGAGACGGTTGCAAAAAACCGCACAACATTGGTCGTTCATGACTTTGATATGACATGTGCCGCTCTGCGAAAACGGATATTCCCTCCAAAAAGACTACGTCCACTGAAGTTTGGCATTGCTTTCGCAAGGATTGTATATGAG AGCTATGAATTCATTGAGGATGAGCTTAGATCAAGTTATCATCAGCAGAACGTGTTCTGCTATTCGATCGATATCAAAGCTAGTGAACTCTTCAACTCTCGTATTAAGATGTTAGAAAAGTGCTTCCCAAATGTTGTTGTCACCACCG TGAGCTTCGATATCAACAGTAGTGGAAGATTTATGAACCACGCGTACTATGAATGTCTTAAACTGCTAGTCGATTTCCAAGGATGGGGATATGTGCTGCTAATGCAG AACTACGATGTCATGATAAAGACGGTATACGAGACTGTTGCAATCCTCAACACATTAGAAGGCGCCAATGATGTCCACATTAGACCTTGTGAGGATTATCGGTGGGATCACTCAGCGAAATGGGATGCACGCTCATTGAAACTTTATCGTAACG AGACACTGGCTACACCAAAACAACTAAATGCTACGTTAACGATGGCAAGAGGTGCTGTACATGCCTCATTATCACGTGCTGCAGTCGAATGGATGGTGAACACTGTTGACCTGACCGTGCTTCTTGATCAACTTAACACTGGT AAGCACGGAATTGATGAGGTTCTAATCCCGACTCTTCAAGTGAGCGAAATTTTCGACATGCCTGGCCGATTCACGGCGGAATGCGTGAAGAAAGGACATGTTATAGGTTTCATAACGAG aatAGAGATATGGGCTTACGATAAACTCACAAGCATGTGTGGCTCTAAAAAGTTCCGTCATGCTGTTTGTATATACGGTATCGAAGATCTCTCTTGGCTCTCTAGGCATCCGAAGATTATAGCAAATAAG ATGATGTCAAACTTCGATTACTCCATTGTTGACTGCATGCATGAGCTCATATTCAATAGAACCCATCTTGGACAGGTCAACGATGCACTAAACCTTACCATTTACGAAAAGCAGCCATAT gTACGTTATCACAAAAATCGAATTCGGCCCGATCCAAAATTCAAGCTCGATTGCAGTTTCGGAATCTGA
- a CDS encoding hypothetical protein (NECATOR_CHRII.G4228.T2), with the protein MTSNATALIRFRARPYVLYSLIILVVIIPFVLYLDVISLTTLSSLFTIDASVWQPKAIDFPAQLIDKKPRKGEGAEERKQHEKPVKFLRRPETAHIECDRVLRDEKGYVETVAKNRTTLVVHDFDMTCAALRKRIFPPKRLRPLKFGIAFARIVYESYEFIEDELRSSYHQQNVFCYSIDIKASELFNSRIKMLEKCFPNVVVTTVSFDINSSGRFMNHAYYECLKLLVDFQGWGYVLLMQEKNQRFHFFVYFLHQSIPSEEHARNYDVMIKTVYETVAILNTLEGANDVHIRPCEDYRWDHSAKWDARSLKLYRNETLATPKQLNATLTMARGAVHASLSRAAVEWMVNTVDLTVLLDQLNTGKHGIDEVLIPTLQVSEIFDMPGRFTAECVKKGHVIGFITRIEIWAYDKLTSMCGSKKFRHAVCIYGIEDLSWLSRHPKIIANKMMSNFDYSIVDCMHELIFNRTHLGQVNDALNLTIYEKQPYVRYHKNRIRPDPKFKLDCSFGI; encoded by the exons ATGACATCGAACGCGACAGCCTTAATCAGATTTAGGGCAAGGCCCTACGTTCTGTATTCACTAATTATTCTCGTAGTAATTATACCATTTGTACTTTACTTAGATGTTATCTCGCTTACAACTTTGAGTTCCCTTTTTACAATtg ATGCCTCAGTATGGCAACCTAAAGCGATCGACTTTCCGGCTCAACTAATCGATAAGAAGCCAAGAAAAGGAGAA GGAGCAGAGGAAAGGAAGCAACACGAAAAGCCGGTGAAATTTTTACGAAGACCGGAAACAGCGCATATCGAATGTGATAGAGTTTTGCGCGATGAAAAG GGATACGTGGAGACGGTTGCAAAAAACCGCACAACATTGGTCGTTCATGACTTTGATATGACATGTGCCGCTCTGCGAAAACGGATATTCCCTCCAAAAAGACTACGTCCACTGAAGTTTGGCATTGCTTTCGCAAGGATTGTATATGAG AGCTATGAATTCATTGAGGATGAGCTTAGATCAAGTTATCATCAGCAGAACGTGTTCTGCTATTCGATCGATATCAAAGCTAGTGAACTCTTCAACTCTCGTATTAAGATGTTAGAAAAGTGCTTCCCAAATGTTGTTGTCACCACCG TGAGCTTCGATATCAACAGTAGTGGAAGATTTATGAACCACGCGTACTATGAATGTCTTAAACTGCTAGTCGATTTCCAAGGATGGGGATATGTGCTGCTAATGCAG GAAAAGAACCAACGTTTTCACTTCTTCGTCTATTTTCTTCACCAAAGCATCCCATCGGAAGAACATGCACGT AACTACGATGTCATGATAAAGACGGTATACGAGACTGTTGCAATCCTCAACACATTAGAAGGCGCCAATGATGTCCACATTAGACCTTGTGAGGATTATCGGTGGGATCACTCAGCGAAATGGGATGCACGCTCATTGAAACTTTATCGTAACG AGACACTGGCTACACCAAAACAACTAAATGCTACGTTAACGATGGCAAGAGGTGCTGTACATGCCTCATTATCACGTGCTGCAGTCGAATGGATGGTGAACACTGTTGACCTGACCGTGCTTCTTGATCAACTTAACACTGGT AAGCACGGAATTGATGAGGTTCTAATCCCGACTCTTCAAGTGAGCGAAATTTTCGACATGCCTGGCCGATTCACGGCGGAATGCGTGAAGAAAGGACATGTTATAGGTTTCATAACGAG aatAGAGATATGGGCTTACGATAAACTCACAAGCATGTGTGGCTCTAAAAAGTTCCGTCATGCTGTTTGTATATACGGTATCGAAGATCTCTCTTGGCTCTCTAGGCATCCGAAGATTATAGCAAATAAG ATGATGTCAAACTTCGATTACTCCATTGTTGACTGCATGCATGAGCTCATATTCAATAGAACCCATCTTGGACAGGTCAACGATGCACTAAACCTTACCATTTACGAAAAGCAGCCATAT gTACGTTATCACAAAAATCGAATTCGGCCCGATCCAAAATTCAAGCTCGATTGCAGTTTCGGAATCTGA
- a CDS encoding hypothetical protein (NECATOR_CHRII.G4228.T1), translating into MTSNATALIRFRARPYVLYSLIILVVIIPFVLYLDVISLTTLSSLFTIDASVWQPKAIDFPAQLIDKKPRKGEVSESPQFKCTFSEIPSVVSNILNSSLIRSNRKLVTIRYGAEERKQHEKPVKFLRRPETAHIECDRVLRDEKGYVETVAKNRTTLVVHDFDMTCAALRKRIFPPKRLRPLKFGIAFARIVYESYEFIEDELRSSYHQQNVFCYSIDIKASELFNSRIKMLEKCFPNVVVTTVSFDINSSGRFMNHAYYECLKLLVDFQGWGYVLLMQNYDVMIKTVYETVAILNTLEGANDVHIRPCEDYRWDHSAKWDARSLKLYRNETLATPKQLNATLTMARGAVHASLSRAAVEWMVNTVDLTVLLDQLNTGKHGIDEVLIPTLQVSEIFDMPGRFTAECVKKGHVIGFITRIEIWAYDKLTSMCGSKKFRHAVCIYGIEDLSWLSRHPKIIANKMMSNFDYSIVDCMHELIFNRTHLGQVNDALNLTIYEKQPYVRYHKNRIRPDPKFKLDCSFGI; encoded by the exons ATGACATCGAACGCGACAGCCTTAATCAGATTTAGGGCAAGGCCCTACGTTCTGTATTCACTAATTATTCTCGTAGTAATTATACCATTTGTACTTTACTTAGATGTTATCTCGCTTACAACTTTGAGTTCCCTTTTTACAATtg ATGCCTCAGTATGGCAACCTAAAGCGATCGACTTTCCGGCTCAACTAATCGATAAGAAGCCAAGAAAAGGAGAAGTCAGTGAATCTCCTCAATTCAAATGCACTTTTTCAG AAATCCCTTCTGTTGTGTCCAATATCCTCAACTCCTCCCTCATCCGGTCTAATAGGAAATTGGTGACTATTCGATAT GGAGCAGAGGAAAGGAAGCAACACGAAAAGCCGGTGAAATTTTTACGAAGACCGGAAACAGCGCATATCGAATGTGATAGAGTTTTGCGCGATGAAAAG GGATACGTGGAGACGGTTGCAAAAAACCGCACAACATTGGTCGTTCATGACTTTGATATGACATGTGCCGCTCTGCGAAAACGGATATTCCCTCCAAAAAGACTACGTCCACTGAAGTTTGGCATTGCTTTCGCAAGGATTGTATATGAG AGCTATGAATTCATTGAGGATGAGCTTAGATCAAGTTATCATCAGCAGAACGTGTTCTGCTATTCGATCGATATCAAAGCTAGTGAACTCTTCAACTCTCGTATTAAGATGTTAGAAAAGTGCTTCCCAAATGTTGTTGTCACCACCG TGAGCTTCGATATCAACAGTAGTGGAAGATTTATGAACCACGCGTACTATGAATGTCTTAAACTGCTAGTCGATTTCCAAGGATGGGGATATGTGCTGCTAATGCAG AACTACGATGTCATGATAAAGACGGTATACGAGACTGTTGCAATCCTCAACACATTAGAAGGCGCCAATGATGTCCACATTAGACCTTGTGAGGATTATCGGTGGGATCACTCAGCGAAATGGGATGCACGCTCATTGAAACTTTATCGTAACG AGACACTGGCTACACCAAAACAACTAAATGCTACGTTAACGATGGCAAGAGGTGCTGTACATGCCTCATTATCACGTGCTGCAGTCGAATGGATGGTGAACACTGTTGACCTGACCGTGCTTCTTGATCAACTTAACACTGGT AAGCACGGAATTGATGAGGTTCTAATCCCGACTCTTCAAGTGAGCGAAATTTTCGACATGCCTGGCCGATTCACGGCGGAATGCGTGAAGAAAGGACATGTTATAGGTTTCATAACGAG aatAGAGATATGGGCTTACGATAAACTCACAAGCATGTGTGGCTCTAAAAAGTTCCGTCATGCTGTTTGTATATACGGTATCGAAGATCTCTCTTGGCTCTCTAGGCATCCGAAGATTATAGCAAATAAG ATGATGTCAAACTTCGATTACTCCATTGTTGACTGCATGCATGAGCTCATATTCAATAGAACCCATCTTGGACAGGTCAACGATGCACTAAACCTTACCATTTACGAAAAGCAGCCATAT gTACGTTATCACAAAAATCGAATTCGGCCCGATCCAAAATTCAAGCTCGATTGCAGTTTCGGAATCTGA